The following are from one region of the Nitrospirota bacterium genome:
- a CDS encoding zinc-ribbon domain-containing protein, which translates to MNKRRSEESIASRPTYLVSQNLLNGRPLPQGAILSDPQELKHINTYGSLPEYYIDYPFTCIDCGSSEIWTAEQQKWWYEVAKKHIDSFAVRCRQCRHKRKKSVRSGSRSKNEPDQAL; encoded by the coding sequence CGATAGCTTCGCGTCCCACGTATCTCGTGTCGCAGAACCTCCTGAACGGCAGGCCTCTTCCACAGGGTGCAATTCTCTCCGATCCGCAAGAATTGAAACACATAAACACCTATGGCAGCCTGCCCGAATACTACATTGATTATCCTTTCACGTGCATTGACTGTGGTTCAAGTGAAATATGGACCGCAGAACAACAGAAGTGGTGGTACGAGGTAGCAAAGAAACACATAGACTCATTTGCTGTCAGATGTCGTCAGTGCAGGCACAAACGAAAAAAATCGGTCAGAAGTGGAAGCAGGTCGAAGAATGAACCTGACCAGGCGTTGTAG
- a CDS encoding amidohydrolase family protein, with amino-acid sequence MNGIVDFHTHAFPDKLAERAVQVLLEEGRKKYDVQAFLDGKVSSLLASMDRSNIEKSVICMIATKPSQFDPIFNWSKQISSDRIIPFPSLHPESQNAADLVRKISAEGFKGVKFHPYYQEFSIDEKRLFPIYEELQKQGLIVVMHTGFDLAFERQRKCDPKMILNVLDAFPDLKLVTTHLGAWEDWDEVEKHLSGRKIYMEISFSLDCMPKETARRIILNHPKDHILFGSDSPWADQGQAVSLLKGLELGQEMEDRILRKNALQLLETA; translated from the coding sequence ATGAACGGCATCGTTGATTTTCATACCCACGCCTTTCCGGATAAACTGGCTGAGCGGGCTGTACAGGTCCTTCTTGAAGAGGGCCGGAAGAAGTATGACGTCCAGGCCTTTCTCGACGGCAAAGTCTCGTCGCTTCTCGCCTCCATGGACAGGAGCAACATCGAAAAGAGCGTCATCTGCATGATCGCCACAAAGCCGTCGCAGTTCGACCCGATCTTTAACTGGTCAAAACAGATCAGTTCAGACAGGATTATCCCCTTTCCCTCCCTGCATCCCGAATCACAAAACGCTGCTGATCTGGTCAGGAAGATCTCGGCAGAGGGGTTCAAAGGGGTCAAGTTCCATCCCTACTATCAGGAATTCAGCATTGACGAAAAAAGGCTTTTCCCGATCTACGAAGAACTGCAGAAACAGGGACTTATCGTCGTCATGCACACAGGCTTCGATCTCGCCTTCGAGCGGCAACGAAAATGCGACCCAAAGATGATCCTGAACGTGCTCGACGCATTCCCCGACCTGAAACTGGTAACAACACACCTCGGCGCATGGGAAGATTGGGACGAGGTCGAAAAACACCTTTCAGGCAGGAAGATCTATATGGAGATCTCCTTCTCCCTTGACTGCATGCCGAAAGAGACGGCCCGCCGCATCATCCTGAACCACCCAAAGGACCATATTCTGTTCGGTTCGGATTCGCCCTGGGCTGATCAGGGACAGGCGGTTTCGCTCTTAAAGGGGCTCGAACTGGGGCAGGAGATGGAGGACCGCATCCTCCGGAAAAATGCCTTACAACTGCTTGAAACTGCCTGA
- a CDS encoding thioredoxin family protein — protein sequence MKRSASALTLIILLLTSSAFAIGGDVKWNTLKAGTVKAKAERKPMIVDFFFGKGCPRCEKLEKGVYTNPRIAKKINEDFVPVFIDLTKPLTREEEDLGNTYDYKNDCLMLFLDPDMNIIKDPTGKKMCFVDNIEADIFIGYLDMIKGQMKK from the coding sequence ATGAAAAGATCCGCATCTGCCCTCACTCTGATAATCTTGCTGCTTACTTCTTCGGCTTTTGCCATTGGCGGAGACGTCAAATGGAATACGCTGAAGGCAGGCACCGTAAAGGCCAAGGCTGAAAGGAAGCCGATGATTGTGGATTTTTTCTTCGGCAAGGGCTGTCCCCGCTGTGAAAAGCTCGAAAAAGGCGTTTATACAAATCCCCGGATAGCAAAAAAGATCAATGAAGATTTTGTGCCTGTCTTCATTGATTTGACCAAACCGCTCACCAGGGAAGAAGAAGATCTCGGGAATACATACGATTATAAGAACGACTGCCTCATGCTCTTTCTCGATCCGGATATGAACATCATCAAAGACCCAACGGGGAAAAAGATGTGCTTTGTTGATAATATCGAAGCGGATATCTTCATCGGCTATCTCGACATGATCAAAGGGCAGATGAAAAAATAG
- a CDS encoding DEAD/DEAH box helicase, with translation MIQDVTGFLDNDREMQLQCAGHKHIKPVAEHYRDIELDERLRKIFLKRGIAQFYCHQAEAIEQIRLGRNIVLMTPTASGKSLAYNIPVLEAILADRSTQALCIFPLKGLEQDQVKNLNELSEEAGLGIVGEVYDGDTPAAKRQEIRADLPNVIFTNPDMIHLAFLPFHKKWEGFFRNLKYIVIDEIHTYRGVFGSHVAQVIRRLRRVCEQYGSNPQFISASATIANPGRLAEDLTGLQFSVVDESGAPAAGKHFYFMNPIESPYTLATKLFVQCMREGMRTIVFTKARKITELIHNWAVNYAPDLREKISPYRAGFLPEERREIEARLFSGELLGVVSTSALELGVDIGGLDCCILCGYPGSVSSTWQRAGRVGRQGQESLVILVAIQDALDHYFMRHPAEFFAKSHEAAVIDPFNAHIMKKHLLCAGAELNLNQEEVFFDMHHSLPLIEELVSEQTLVPGKKSGIWFSPIKMPQRDVSIRAAGERFMLVNESGRTIGELGGARVFREAFPGAVYLHRGKQYKVVELDIPKKKAVCRLSNLAFYTQPVSGDTTQIISKQETKNFGRLTFDWGRLRIVQKVMGYDTKRVSDNRWISTTPLQLHDHIFETEGLWVVLDRETEREIEARGFDLGGTIHAVEHTAIACMPLFVLCDRGDIGGLSHTSFPDFGLPAIFMYDGHEGGVGLTRRVLDIIPDWLGATLRIIEDCECESGCPSCVQDAQCGNRNEPLDKQGAKFLLKRWLNEG, from the coding sequence ATGATCCAGGACGTTACAGGTTTTCTCGATAATGACAGGGAGATGCAGCTGCAGTGCGCCGGCCACAAGCATATAAAGCCGGTTGCAGAGCACTATCGTGATATTGAACTTGATGAGCGGCTTAGAAAGATCTTTCTGAAGAGGGGGATTGCGCAGTTTTATTGTCATCAGGCAGAGGCAATAGAACAGATCAGGCTTGGCAGGAACATTGTCCTGATGACCCCGACTGCCAGTGGCAAGAGCCTTGCATACAATATACCGGTGCTCGAAGCCATCCTTGCCGACCGCAGCACGCAGGCCCTCTGCATCTTCCCGCTCAAGGGGCTCGAACAGGACCAGGTGAAGAACCTCAACGAACTGTCTGAAGAGGCTGGTCTGGGCATCGTCGGAGAGGTCTATGACGGCGATACGCCTGCCGCGAAGCGTCAGGAGATACGCGCAGACCTGCCGAATGTGATCTTTACCAACCCTGACATGATCCATCTGGCATTCCTGCCGTTTCATAAAAAATGGGAAGGGTTCTTCAGAAATCTGAAATACATAGTCATTGACGAGATCCATACGTACCGCGGCGTATTTGGTTCCCACGTTGCCCAGGTGATCAGAAGGCTGAGGCGTGTCTGTGAACAGTACGGGTCAAACCCTCAGTTCATCTCGGCCTCGGCCACGATTGCCAACCCCGGCAGACTTGCAGAGGACCTGACCGGACTGCAGTTCAGCGTGGTCGATGAGAGCGGCGCTCCCGCAGCCGGAAAACATTTCTATTTCATGAACCCTATCGAAAGCCCGTACACACTTGCAACAAAGCTTTTCGTGCAGTGTATGCGGGAGGGGATGAGGACGATCGTCTTTACCAAGGCGCGCAAGATCACCGAGCTGATCCACAACTGGGCGGTGAACTATGCCCCTGACCTCAGAGAAAAGATCAGCCCGTACAGGGCAGGGTTCCTGCCTGAGGAACGGCGCGAGATCGAGGCGCGGCTCTTCAGCGGCGAACTCCTTGGCGTGGTCTCGACCAGTGCGCTCGAACTGGGTGTCGATATCGGCGGGCTTGACTGCTGCATCCTCTGCGGGTACCCCGGCTCTGTATCGAGCACCTGGCAGAGGGCAGGAAGGGTCGGCAGGCAGGGGCAGGAATCCCTGGTCATACTGGTCGCGATCCAGGACGCCCTTGACCACTATTTCATGCGCCATCCTGCCGAGTTCTTTGCAAAGAGCCATGAGGCTGCGGTGATCGACCCTTTCAATGCACATATCATGAAAAAGCACCTTCTCTGCGCAGGAGCGGAGCTGAACCTGAATCAGGAGGAAGTCTTCTTTGATATGCATCACTCCCTGCCGCTGATCGAAGAGCTTGTTTCAGAACAGACGCTGGTACCCGGTAAAAAGAGCGGCATTTGGTTCTCACCGATCAAAATGCCTCAGAGGGATGTGAGCATAAGGGCTGCGGGCGAGCGGTTTATGCTGGTCAATGAGTCAGGACGCACCATCGGAGAGCTTGGCGGAGCACGGGTATTCAGGGAGGCCTTCCCCGGAGCGGTATATCTGCACCGCGGCAAACAGTATAAAGTGGTGGAACTCGATATCCCGAAGAAAAAGGCGGTCTGCAGACTGTCGAATCTTGCGTTCTATACCCAACCGGTCAGCGGTGACACAACGCAGATCATATCGAAGCAGGAGACGAAGAACTTTGGCAGGCTGACCTTTGACTGGGGGCGTTTGAGGATCGTCCAGAAGGTTATGGGATACGATACCAAGCGCGTCTCTGACAACAGGTGGATATCGACCACGCCGCTGCAATTGCATGACCATATATTCGAGACCGAAGGTCTCTGGGTCGTTCTGGACCGGGAGACTGAGCGGGAGATCGAGGCAAGAGGGTTTGACCTCGGCGGCACGATCCATGCGGTTGAGCATACGGCCATTGCCTGCATGCCGCTTTTTGTCTTATGCGACAGGGGAGACATCGGCGGTTTGAGCCATACGTCCTTCCCTGATTTCGGCCTCCCGGCCATATTCATGTACGACGGCCATGAAGGGGGCGTAGGACTTACACGCAGGGTGCTTGACATCATCCCTGACTGGCTTGGGGCCACCCTGCGGATCATCGAAGACTGCGAATGCGAAAGCGGCTGTCCCTCATGCGTGCAGGATGCCCAGTGCGGCAACAGGAACGAGCCTCTCGATAAACAGGGTGCGAAGTTTTTGTTGAAAAGATGGCTTAACGAAGGATAG
- a CDS encoding cytidine deaminase, which produces MKKKASTKKKPHIRPNWDEYFINIAKAVATRATCIRRRYGAVVTKENIIVSTGYNGAAAGVTDCLEVGKCTRMELQIPHGQRYELCHSVHAEANAIIRASVDELKGATIYISGVDGDGAECDSAPCMMCKRMILNARIARVVYSDGKATYHVIDPTDWLKDRI; this is translated from the coding sequence ATGAAGAAGAAAGCTTCGACGAAAAAGAAACCGCACATCAGACCCAATTGGGATGAGTATTTCATCAACATCGCAAAGGCCGTGGCCACGCGTGCGACCTGCATCCGAAGAAGATATGGTGCCGTTGTAACAAAGGAGAATATCATTGTAAGCACCGGGTACAACGGCGCAGCAGCCGGCGTGACCGACTGTCTGGAGGTCGGCAAATGCACCCGCATGGAACTCCAGATACCGCATGGACAAAGATATGAACTCTGCCACAGCGTCCATGCCGAGGCAAATGCGATCATCAGGGCCTCGGTCGACGAGCTGAAGGGAGCAACGATCTACATTTCAGGGGTTGACGGCGACGGAGCAGAATGCGATTCAGCGCCCTGCATGATGTGCAAGAGAATGATCCTCAATGCCCGGATAGCCCGTGTTGTCTATTCTGACGGCAAGGCCACGTACCACGTCATCGACCCCACCGACTGGCTGAAAGACAGAATATAG
- a CDS encoding lysophospholipid acyltransferase family protein, translating to MTNADNTKENAVSGAEAQSVFRKFQHTLPFRLLVQGFLIATNYLPVWLLRLIGRLFVVLFIIFNFDNYRAIMRNLSKIRHGIRSSSYAYMAYEVFKNYSYYLIDLFHLSHGPERLEKYTFTIRGIENVEEALGTGKGIVFLATHLGNWELGSLKLSCKDRKIHVVYAPDSSSLLGSQLRYLRDADGVQEVPLKAGNFSSLKLLRILQEGGVVGLQGDRLTFDRGVAVPFFGHDALFPKGPVKLALVSDSIVLPIFIPITGYKTYTIIIEEPILMDRGDGLPDELKTNLHKIIRILEKYIRLYPTQWFTFMPFWEVDKKEFQRK from the coding sequence ATGACAAACGCAGATAATACAAAAGAAAATGCAGTGAGCGGTGCAGAGGCGCAGAGCGTCTTCAGAAAGTTCCAGCATACACTTCCGTTCAGACTGCTCGTGCAGGGTTTCCTGATTGCAACGAACTATCTCCCTGTCTGGCTTCTGCGTCTCATCGGCCGCCTGTTCGTTGTTCTTTTCATTATCTTCAATTTTGACAATTACCGGGCGATCATGCGAAACCTCTCGAAAATAAGACACGGCATCAGGTCCTCTTCATATGCATACATGGCGTACGAAGTTTTTAAAAATTATTCCTATTATCTTATTGACCTCTTTCATCTGAGCCACGGTCCTGAGCGGCTTGAGAAATATACCTTTACAATCAGGGGCATCGAAAATGTCGAGGAAGCGCTCGGCACAGGAAAAGGCATTGTCTTCCTCGCAACACACCTCGGCAACTGGGAACTCGGAAGCCTGAAGCTTTCCTGTAAAGACCGGAAGATCCATGTTGTGTACGCGCCGGACAGTTCATCGCTTCTCGGCTCGCAGTTGCGCTATCTCAGAGATGCTGACGGCGTTCAGGAAGTGCCGCTGAAGGCAGGCAACTTTTCTTCTCTGAAACTCCTCCGGATCCTGCAGGAGGGTGGTGTCGTGGGGCTTCAGGGGGACAGGCTGACCTTTGACCGAGGCGTTGCCGTACCATTTTTCGGTCATGATGCGCTTTTCCCCAAAGGGCCGGTAAAGCTTGCGCTGGTATCTGACAGCATTGTCCTGCCGATCTTCATCCCCATCACCGGATATAAAACATACACGATCATTATCGAAGAACCGATCCTTATGGACCGCGGCGACGGTTTACCCGATGAATTAAAGACAAATCTTCATAAAATAATTAGAATATTGGAGAAAT